In Papaver somniferum cultivar HN1 chromosome 1, ASM357369v1, whole genome shotgun sequence, a genomic segment contains:
- the LOC113290736 gene encoding E3 ubiquitin-protein ligase CIP8-like — protein sequence MAETSPPPPPPRATVAQNSASTDPEALEYWCYQCDKRVSIETVTDLPDIICFECKNGFVVSIPSAPAAPPTPPRSLNRSHDSSFSNQFLQVLRLMAQAARVDDYHSLSPPQQPPLTTTTTTTTDPVADPSESDDFLRIELDGWEHDEGDDEIEFGNTEFDRSDYEFEHEEEEEEEEDEDENDNEDVNDEEPPHQDEDDRRRRREILRLRIRDIASRTGSGSGRNRILDWSEIMMGLVDNAVELRVEMLDSSDGYIGNPEDYVDAAGYEALLQNLAETEGSVIRGAPPASKSAVLGLEDVVIGVEEEGLVCAVCKESMPAGEKAKKLPCEHSYHGDCIVPWLSTRNSCPICRFELPTDDLEYEEEKQKKIKKSVSVSNSGCGGRGETSGSNSVSD from the coding sequence ATGGCCGAaacctcaccaccaccaccgccacccagAGCAACGGTGGCGCAAAACTCAGCATCGACAGATCCTGAGGCTTTAGAATACTGGTGTTATCAGTGTGACAAACGAGTCTCAATAGAAACCGTAACAGATCTTCCTGATATTATCTGTTTTGAATGTAAAAACGGATTCGTTGTTTCAATCCCATCTGCTCCTGCAGCTCCTCCAACTCCTCCTAGATCTTTAAATCGAAGTCATGATTCATCTTTCAGTAATCAATTTCTTCAAGTACTTAGATTGATGGCTCAAGCTGCTCGTGTTGATGATTATCATTCTCTTTCACCGCCACAACAACCGCCATTAACAACCACGACGACGACAACAACAGATCCAGTAGCAGATCCGTCTGAATCGGATGATTTCCTTCGTATCGAACTTGATGGATGGGAACATGATGAAGGAGATGACGAAATTGAATTTGGTAACACGGAATTTGATAGATCTGATTATGAATTTGAacacgaggaagaagaagaagaagaagaggatgaagatgagaACGATAACGAAGATGTTAATGATGAGGAGCCTCCTCATCAAGATGAAGATGATCGTAGAAGACGTCGTGAGATTCTTCGACTGCGAATCAGAGATATTGCTTCCCGCACAGGCAGTGGAAGTGGAAGGAATCGAATTCTTGATTGGTCTGAAATTATGATGGGATTAGTAGATAACGCTGTTGAATTACGAGTTGAAATGTTAGATTCATCTGATGGATATATAGGTAATCCAGAAGATTATGTTGATGCAGCAGGATATGAAGCTTTATTACAGAATTTAGCAGAAACTGAAGGAAGTGTGATTAGAGGAGCACCACCAGCATCAAAATCAGCAGTATTAGGATTAGAAGATGTGGTAAttggagtagaagaagaaggtttAGTCTGTGCTGTATGTAAAGAATCAATGCCTGCTGGTGAAAAAGCAAAGAAATTACCTTGTGAGCATAGTTACCATGGTGATTGTATCGTTCCTTGGTTGAGCACAAGGAATTCTTGTCCAATTTGTAGGTTTGAACTACCTACTGATGATCTTGAATATGAAGAAGAGAAgcagaagaagataaagaaatcagTGTCTGTTTCTAATTCCGGCTGTGGTGGTCGTGGTGAAACTTCTGGGTCCAATTCTGTATCAGATTAG